The Chloroflexota bacterium genome window below encodes:
- a CDS encoding glycosyltransferase family 4 protein, with translation MRILIINSEYPPIGGGAGNASEFLARELVAAGHDVQVLTAAYADLPRTERRGGVQIQRIWAFRRKLDRSSAVEQIVFMLVSTLRTLSLLPKSRPDVIVAFFGIPSGLAAWGANVLAGVPYIVSLRGGDVPGFRPYDFARYHRLAAPLIRMIWRRAQMIVANSAGLAELARAFDADVPLCVIPNGVDLQKYAPAKTSEVLTRELPAEMELQRLRKSQDAPPRLLFVGRLVYQKGLDLLFKALAELHAHPWELCLVGDGPQRPRLESFAEKNQITARVRFANWLDGSALLEEYHQSNLFVFPSRHEGMPNAVLEAMACGLPVIASHIAGNEELVVNGETGLLIPPEDVDALQQALAQLLVDPERCKRMGAAGRQRVEAHYAWSQIAAQYMELIGDLAFRNSEL, from the coding sequence ATGCGAATTCTAATTATCAACAGCGAATATCCTCCCATCGGTGGCGGTGCAGGCAATGCCAGTGAATTTTTGGCGCGGGAATTGGTCGCTGCGGGACATGATGTGCAGGTGCTGACCGCGGCCTATGCCGATTTACCGCGCACGGAACGACGAGGCGGGGTGCAGATTCAGCGCATTTGGGCTTTCCGTCGCAAATTAGATCGTTCCAGCGCAGTAGAGCAAATTGTTTTTATGCTGGTCAGTACCCTCCGAACCTTAAGCCTGCTTCCAAAGAGCCGCCCGGATGTGATTGTGGCTTTCTTCGGTATCCCCAGCGGATTGGCGGCCTGGGGGGCAAACGTGCTGGCTGGGGTTCCGTATATCGTCTCGTTGCGTGGCGGCGATGTGCCAGGTTTTCGCCCCTATGATTTTGCCCGTTACCATCGTTTGGCGGCTCCGCTAATTCGCATGATCTGGCGGCGGGCGCAGATGATTGTCGCCAACAGCGCCGGCCTGGCCGAGTTGGCGCGTGCGTTTGACGCCGACGTACCTTTGTGCGTCATCCCCAACGGGGTAGATTTACAGAAATATGCTCCGGCTAAGACTTCCGAAGTTTTAACAAGAGAATTACCGGCGGAAATGGAATTGCAAAGACTTCGGAAGTCTCAGGATGCACCGCCGCGCCTGCTTTTCGTCGGGCGGCTGGTCTATCAAAAAGGGCTGGATTTGCTCTTCAAGGCGCTGGCCGAGTTACACGCACATCCCTGGGAACTCTGTCTGGTCGGCGATGGTCCCCAACGTCCGCGGCTGGAGTCTTTTGCCGAGAAAAATCAAATCACCGCGCGTGTGCGTTTTGCTAACTGGCTGGATGGCTCAGCCCTGTTGGAAGAATATCACCAGTCCAATCTCTTTGTCTTTCCCTCGCGGCACGAAGGTATGCCCAACGCCGTTCTGGAAGCGATGGCCTGCGGCCTGCCCGTGATCGCCTCGCACATTGCTGGCAACGAAGAACTGGTTGTGAATGGCGAGACTGGCCTGCTGATACCACCAGAAGACGTGGATGCTTTGCAGCAGGCTTTGGCGCAACTGCTCGTAGACCCTGAACGATGTAAGCGTATGGGCGCTGCGGGCCGTCAGCGCGTGGAAGCACACTACGCCTGGAGCCAAATTGCGGCGCAATATATGGAGCTAATTGGCGATCTGGCATTCAGGAATTCGGAGTTGTAA
- a CDS encoding flippase-like domain-containing protein, which produces MSSLKPSQKRTWLRWAGTLLTLALLGYLFTRQGWGDILAAIAQISWWHLVLALLLTLFSRLAVAGRWYFLLSIPEMEVSYKKTAQLTFAGLFASNFLPTTVGGDVVRLAGAVQLKLDGPISAASLVVDRLIGLLGMALAVPFGAAPLWNWLILDQGWRDAFQSSLAAAGLGGLWLRVKNLLNRLFGAFGLWKRQPAALLLSLAMTSLHMLFLYTTIALLLREMHDPIPFGLIAGLWSFVYLITLLPISINGYGVQEIAVTLIYTNVGGISLQSGLTIALLIRTLQMFASLPGAAFVPAIMAARDKNDLA; this is translated from the coding sequence ATGTCTTCTTTAAAACCCTCTCAAAAAAGAACCTGGCTCCGTTGGGCCGGGACTCTGCTGACCCTGGCCTTGCTGGGTTATCTTTTCACCCGCCAGGGATGGGGCGATATTCTGGCGGCGATTGCGCAAATTTCCTGGTGGCATCTTGTGTTGGCTTTATTGCTGACCTTGTTTTCCCGGCTGGCGGTTGCTGGGCGTTGGTATTTTCTACTTTCGATTCCGGAGATGGAAGTCTCCTATAAAAAAACCGCCCAGCTCACGTTTGCGGGATTATTCGCTTCGAATTTTCTTCCCACCACAGTTGGTGGCGATGTTGTACGTCTGGCGGGCGCGGTGCAACTCAAGCTTGATGGCCCCATTAGCGCCGCCTCCCTGGTGGTAGACCGGCTGATTGGCCTGCTGGGGATGGCCTTGGCGGTGCCTTTCGGCGCGGCGCCCTTGTGGAACTGGTTGATCCTCGATCAGGGCTGGAGAGACGCTTTTCAATCCTCGCTGGCTGCTGCCGGGTTGGGCGGTCTCTGGCTGCGGGTGAAGAACTTGCTCAATCGACTTTTCGGCGCTTTTGGTTTGTGGAAACGCCAGCCCGCCGCGTTGTTACTTTCCCTGGCGATGACCAGCTTGCACATGCTCTTTCTTTACACCACCATTGCCTTGTTGCTGCGCGAGATGCACGACCCCATTCCCTTTGGCCTGATTGCCGGGTTGTGGAGTTTTGTCTACCTGATTACCTTGCTGCCGATTTCGATCAACGGCTATGGCGTGCAAGAAATCGCCGTGACGCTCATCTATACCAATGTGGGTGGTATTTCTTTGCAAAGCGGCCTGACGATTGCCTTGCTGATCCGTACCCTGCAAATGTTTGCCAGTTTGCCCGGCGCGGCTTTTGTGCCTGCGATCATGGCGGCAAGAGATAAAAATGACCTCGCCTGA
- the asnB gene encoding asparagine synthase (glutamine-hydrolyzing) codes for MCGICGITHSNNQPVKRDTLAAMNAAIFHRGPDGDGFFYAPGVGLAMRRLAIIDLNTGDQPIPNEDESVWIVFNGEIFNFPTLRADLQQRGHHFRTQTDTECIVHLYEEYGDDCVQHLRGQFAFAIWDANRQRLFIARDRMGQKPLYYSYQNGSLYFSSELTSLLEALPQRPKIHLPAIDLFLGLQYIPEPLTPYENIFKLPAAHTLTVEGEQLTIERYWQLEYEPKLDAPEDELIAELRQRMQAAVEMRMTSDVPLGAHISGGIDSSVIVALMAQASSQPVKTFSVGFEESAFSELPYARAVAERYATEHHEFTLTFGDIPETLTTLTRHFGEPFADPSAIPLYHLSKLTREYVTVALNGDGGDEAFAGYWRYWLDPWGNRYARSPRILTKKLIPALARLLPNKANAPVGSSLLDGIKRLEQLAAIDPRASILRWGSYFSPDWAALLWKPDFAAQFGARAVERFLIEKFENAHAQSFMDRTLYTDIHAYLPGDLLVKADRMTMANSLEGRSPFLDHELASWAARLPERMRVRGRTGKYLLRQAFAADLPPRVQARGKQGFGIPLGAWFRGPLADWSRQILLSPDSHLSEWFHIQPRQQLIEEHLAGRADHGKRIYALAVLELWARQAA; via the coding sequence ATGTGTGGCATTTGCGGAATTACTCACTCGAATAACCAACCCGTCAAGCGGGATACCCTGGCGGCCATGAACGCGGCTATCTTTCACCGCGGGCCAGATGGCGATGGTTTTTTCTATGCGCCGGGCGTAGGCCTCGCCATGCGTCGCCTGGCGATTATTGACCTCAACACCGGCGATCAGCCCATCCCCAACGAAGATGAGTCGGTCTGGATTGTCTTCAACGGCGAAATATTCAACTTCCCAACCCTGCGCGCCGATCTGCAACAACGCGGCCACCATTTTCGCACCCAAACCGATACCGAGTGCATCGTCCATCTCTACGAAGAATATGGCGACGACTGTGTGCAGCATCTGCGCGGCCAGTTTGCCTTTGCCATCTGGGATGCAAACCGCCAAAGACTTTTTATCGCCCGCGACCGTATGGGGCAGAAGCCGCTTTATTATAGCTATCAGAACGGCAGCTTGTACTTCAGTTCCGAACTGACCAGCCTGCTCGAGGCTCTGCCGCAGCGCCCAAAAATTCATCTGCCCGCCATTGATTTATTTCTTGGCCTGCAATACATCCCCGAACCGCTTACGCCCTACGAAAATATTTTCAAGCTTCCCGCGGCCCACACGCTTACGGTTGAAGGTGAGCAGTTGACGATTGAACGCTACTGGCAGCTAGAGTATGAACCCAAACTTGATGCCCCCGAAGATGAATTAATCGCCGAGTTGCGCCAACGCATGCAAGCTGCGGTCGAAATGCGCATGACTAGCGATGTGCCTCTCGGCGCGCACATCAGTGGCGGGATCGATTCGAGCGTGATTGTGGCGTTGATGGCGCAGGCCAGTTCTCAGCCGGTGAAGACCTTCTCGGTGGGGTTTGAAGAAAGCGCTTTCTCCGAATTGCCCTATGCCCGCGCCGTAGCCGAGCGTTATGCCACCGAGCATCACGAGTTCACCCTCACCTTCGGCGATATTCCTGAAACCCTCACAACGCTGACAAGGCATTTCGGCGAACCTTTTGCCGACCCGTCGGCGATTCCCCTTTACCATCTTTCAAAATTGACGCGGGAATACGTCACCGTGGCCTTGAATGGGGATGGTGGTGATGAGGCTTTTGCGGGCTATTGGCGTTACTGGCTTGACCCGTGGGGGAATCGCTACGCGCGCTCGCCGCGGATCCTGACCAAAAAGCTGATTCCCGCTCTGGCGCGCCTGCTGCCCAATAAGGCCAACGCCCCGGTGGGCAGCAGCCTGCTCGATGGGATCAAACGCCTCGAGCAACTTGCCGCCATTGACCCCCGCGCCAGCATTTTGCGCTGGGGATCGTACTTCTCACCCGATTGGGCGGCGCTCTTGTGGAAACCCGATTTTGCCGCGCAGTTTGGCGCACGCGCGGTTGAGCGTTTTCTCATCGAAAAATTCGAAAACGCTCATGCCCAATCCTTCATGGATCGCACGCTGTACACGGATATTCACGCCTATTTGCCGGGCGATTTGTTGGTCAAGGCTGACCGTATGACGATGGCGAATTCCCTCGAAGGGCGTTCGCCCTTTCTCGATCACGAGTTGGCAAGTTGGGCGGCGCGTTTGCCAGAGCGCATGCGAGTGCGTGGCCGCACAGGCAAATATCTGTTACGTCAGGCCTTTGCCGCGGATCTACCGCCACGCGTCCAGGCACGTGGCAAGCAAGGGTTCGGGATTCCGCTCGGGGCCTGGTTCCGTGGGCCACTGGCCGATTGGTCGCGCCAAATCCTGCTCTCTCCAGACAGTCATCTCAGCGAGTGGTTCCACATCCAGCCGCGTCAGCAACTCATCGAAGAGCATCTCGCCGGGCGCGCTGATCATGGCAAGCGCATTTACGCCCTGGCGGTGCTGGAACTGTGGGCGCGGCAGGCCGCTTGA
- a CDS encoding glycosyltransferase family 2 protein, producing the protein MELSVVIPVYNEKESLPKLHAALNEALGVISYPWEIVYVDDGSTDGSPDALAELAEADTKHTRVVALRRNFGQTAAIAAGLDYAMGDVIVLMDADMQNDPADIPMMLEKMDEGYDVVSGWRIKRQDTFFTRTLPSRIANGLISWVTGVKLHDYGCTLKAYRRDVITGFRLYGEMHRFIPAYAGYVGAKIIEVPVRHHPREFGKTKYGLERILKVILDLLTVKFLISYGHKPNYLFGGPGMAMMAAGTGLLAFLVIRRIVTLVSVLESPFFPVSLILLIMGFQSILMGLIAELQVRTYHESQKKPTYTVRRKLNVGSKE; encoded by the coding sequence ATGGAACTATCTGTTGTAATTCCTGTCTACAATGAAAAAGAGAGCCTGCCGAAATTACATGCCGCTCTGAATGAAGCGCTTGGCGTGATTTCGTATCCTTGGGAAATTGTATATGTGGATGATGGCAGCACGGATGGCAGCCCCGATGCGCTGGCCGAATTGGCCGAGGCGGATACGAAGCACACGCGTGTGGTTGCCCTGCGGCGCAATTTCGGCCAGACGGCAGCGATTGCGGCCGGGCTGGATTATGCGATGGGTGATGTGATTGTCTTGATGGATGCCGATATGCAGAATGATCCCGCCGATATCCCGATGATGCTCGAAAAAATGGATGAAGGCTACGATGTGGTCAGTGGATGGCGCATCAAGCGTCAGGATACTTTTTTCACGCGCACGCTGCCCTCGCGCATTGCCAATGGACTGATCTCGTGGGTTACGGGCGTTAAACTGCACGATTACGGCTGCACGCTTAAAGCCTATCGCCGCGATGTGATTACCGGCTTCCGCCTGTATGGCGAGATGCACCGTTTTATTCCCGCCTATGCCGGATATGTTGGCGCAAAAATTATCGAAGTCCCCGTGCGACATCACCCGCGCGAATTTGGTAAAACCAAGTATGGTCTGGAGCGAATTCTCAAGGTGATCCTCGATTTACTGACAGTCAAATTTTTGATTAGCTACGGACACAAACCCAATTATCTTTTTGGCGGCCCCGGTATGGCTATGATGGCCGCTGGAACGGGCTTGCTGGCTTTTTTGGTGATTCGGCGCATTGTGACATTGGTCTCTGTACTCGAATCGCCTTTTTTTCCAGTCAGCCTGATTCTCCTGATTATGGGCTTCCAGTCTATTCTCATGGGCCTGATTGCCGAATTACAGGTACGTACTTATCACGAATCGCAGAAGAAGCCGACGTATACCGTGCGGCGTAAACTGAATGTAGGAAGTAAGGAGTAG